A region from the Pelobates fuscus isolate aPelFus1 chromosome 1, aPelFus1.pri, whole genome shotgun sequence genome encodes:
- the LOC134585904 gene encoding olfactory receptor 5AC2-like, translating into MPYLWPRFRPATPFNVCAKFLYQSEPDRESQEAWNWYDGRPNWPLGKCRWTPMAMGRQERSEDLPCQPLQELWKMENTTTSPSFFILIGLREMEAFKYLYFVVGLGIYVTTMLLCPLLSFTIWTEPSLHEPMYIFICNLIINANCMSTAFLPKLMNDLLTDSELISYNGCLVQAFAIQSFACVDIFMFTIMAYDRYLAIGNPLRYTTLMTNKKALQVTGVIWVFSLIFESVPVVRIMMLSMCGFEISNVYCETMSLYKLVCGDAFATMLWGTTMTLFLILPSFLIIIYSYIKTFLICMKISKQASQKAINTLATHIIAFSIFMIGSLFIVFRYKINGGPVSSSVQLVLALAAGIVCMAVRDDNVETFVQHRTIDGRISEWMDE; encoded by the exons GAAGCCTGGAATTGGTATGATGGCAGGCCCaactggccattgggcaaatgCCGGTGGACCCCGATGGCCATGGGCAGGCAAGAGAGATcagaggatctcccctgccagcctttgCAGG AACTTTGGAAAATGGAAAATACCACCACTTCTCCATCCTTTTTTATACTAATTGGGCTGCGGGAGATGGAGGCATTTAAATATCTGTATTTTGTGGTAGGTCTTGGGATTTATGTAACTACAATGCTCCTGTGTCCTCTTCTCTCTTTCACTATATGGACTGAGCCGAGTCTCCACGAGCCGATGTATATCTTTATCTGTAATCTGATTATTAATGCAAATTGTATGAGCACAGCTTTTCTCCCGAAGCTAATGAATGACTTACTTACTGACTCGGAACTTATTTCCTATAATGGATGCCTTGTTCAGGCTTTCGCCATCCAGAGCTTTGCTTGTGTAGATATTTTTATGTTTACCATTATGGCTTATGATAGATATTTAGCCATTGGGAATCCTTTAAGGTACACAACGCTAATGACAAACAAAAAAGCACTTCAAGTCACTGGTGTCATTTGGGTTTTTAGCCTGATTTTTGAATCTGTGCCTGTAGTAAGAATTATGATGCTCTCTATGTGCGGATTTGAAATTTCTAATGTTTACTGTGAAACAATGTCTCTCTATAAACTAGTATGTGGTGATGCTTTTGCAACTATGCTTTGGGGAACCACCATGACTCTTTTCTTAATTCTCCCCAGCTTTCTCATAATAATCTATAGCTATATTAAGACATTTCTAATATGTATGAAGATCTCTAAACAAGCATCTCAGAAAGCAATCAATACTTTGGCCACTCACATCATTGCTTTCTCTATTTTTATGATTGGatcattatttattgtttttcggTATAAAATAAATGGTGGACCCGTTTCAAGTTCTGTGCAGCTCGTCCTTGCATTAGCGGCTGGCATTGTTTGTATGGCT GTTAGAGATGATAATGTTGAGACATTTGTGCAACATCGTACCATTGATGGAAGAATAAgtgaatggatggatgaatag